The following coding sequences lie in one Silene latifolia isolate original U9 population chromosome 5, ASM4854445v1, whole genome shotgun sequence genomic window:
- the LOC141656543 gene encoding uncharacterized protein LOC141656543 — MDSDKPPPRKLRFQPKPQNRRKTRSSAVPKTENVDEDREEVSEAKQRLLRRFDEHLRQQQPKVEIPAQVAFTYESNQVTTTRVSDRLRVGSHNQRSGLDLMEFDDDTGQSSDSSCSVAGSMETYLEPWDYTSYYPNPIPWRVPYSGNPEILNVAEFGALGREVEYDETTINPASALGFLNPDESGENNRLLFFQLPQSLPAMKRLASAKGKEKAGSYPTPVQKGSLALAQDGSSITGGTSQRTSSLEDLSEGLMGKLLIHKSGAVKLKLGDILYSVSPGIDCTIAQDVAGIDTKRKTLCEIGNLDGKAVIALDIDYLLDSVIDLD, encoded by the exons ATGGATTCCGACAAACCTCCTCCTCGTAAG TTAAGATTTCAGCCAAAACCTCAAAATCGAAGAAAGACTAGATCATCTGCTGTACCTAAGAC AGAGAACGTCGATGAAGATCGTGAAGAGGTGTCGGAGGCCAAGCAGCGGCTTCTACGGCGTTTCGAT GAGCATCTTCGGCAGCAACAGCCAAAAGTTGAAA TTCCAGCGCAAGTCGCATTCACATATGAATCAAATCAAGTCACCACCACTAGGGTGTCTGATCGTCTTCGAGTTGGTAGTCACAACCAACGCTCTGGCCTGGATTTGATGGAGTTTGATGATGACACCGGGCAGTCAAGTGATTCTTCATGTTCTGTAGCTGGTTCCATGGAGACTTATTTAGAACCCTGG GATTACACCAGTTACTATCCTAATCCAATTCCTTGGAGGGTACCCTACTCTGGCAATCCGG AAATTCTTAATGTGGCTGAATTTGGGGCACTCGGAAGGGAGGTAGAATATGATGAGACTACCATAAACCCTGCATCTGCACTTGGATTTCTG AACCCAGATGAGTCAGGCGAGAACAACAGGCTGCTGTTTTTCCAACTTCCACAGTCACTGCCAGCTATGAAGCGACTTGCTTCAGCGAAGGGGAAAGAAAAAGCAGGCAGCTACCCAACACCAGTTCAGAAGGGTTCACTTGCATTGGCCCAAGACGGATCCTCCATTACAGGTGGTACCTCACAGCGGACCTCTAGTTTGGAAGACTTATCTGAAGGACTGATGGGTAAATTGCTTATACATAAGAGCGGAGCTGTAAAACTCAAACTCGGAGACATTCTTTACTCT GTTTCACCTGGAATAGATTGCACAATTGCCCAAGATGTAGCAGGGATCGACACCAAAAGGAAGACATTATGTGAAATCGGAAACCTTGATGGGAAAGCTGTCATAGCTCTTGATATTGATTACCTATTGGACAGCGTGATTGATCTTGACTAG